Proteins from a single region of Catenulispora acidiphila DSM 44928:
- a CDS encoding sensor histidine kinase yields the protein MDVWSERSAEGPSTAAEEGMAGAAETAGRSSVFEEPPLLMAAPRVGQPGRFKWLFAAVWLFYLVDPVTKAVHSDHSSAFKLLVYSLVAVFVVLYGWLAFSVYPRSGPIGAVSDSPPVVLPILVAMAVVAFVTSVAVYPELAGMWVYVGAGAGLGLSMEDKTAYRGVMAALALMTVCVLSSGALRSISTWLILAFPIFFAGMSTLGIRQMALLIGQLREARTQVAHLATNEERLRLARDLHDLTGHSLATITLKAELAQRMLAKARDAAPEGPTPRLDAALKEVQEIEQVSRQTLTDIRQAVSGYRRATLAVEVASAHAALDAAGIKLDAAPEVAAATGEFDPQSEAALAWSLREAVTNAIRHSGAARVEITLLPIGEEMVLTVRNDGYGLAATVGGTDECGGHGLTGLRERLDAVGGRLSVGGNDGDFRLVAAVPVVGS from the coding sequence ATGGACGTGTGGAGCGAGCGGTCGGCCGAGGGGCCGTCGACGGCGGCCGAGGAGGGGATGGCCGGCGCGGCGGAAACGGCCGGCCGCTCCTCCGTGTTCGAGGAGCCGCCCCTGCTGATGGCCGCGCCGCGCGTGGGGCAGCCGGGGCGGTTCAAGTGGCTGTTCGCCGCGGTCTGGCTGTTCTACCTGGTCGACCCGGTGACCAAGGCGGTCCACTCCGACCACTCCTCCGCCTTCAAGCTGCTGGTCTACAGCCTCGTCGCGGTGTTCGTGGTGCTGTACGGCTGGCTGGCGTTCTCGGTGTATCCCCGGTCCGGGCCGATCGGCGCGGTGAGCGACTCCCCGCCGGTGGTGCTGCCGATCCTGGTGGCGATGGCGGTGGTCGCGTTCGTGACCAGCGTGGCGGTCTACCCGGAACTGGCCGGGATGTGGGTCTACGTCGGCGCCGGCGCCGGACTCGGCCTGTCGATGGAGGACAAGACCGCCTACCGCGGCGTGATGGCCGCGCTGGCCCTGATGACCGTCTGCGTCCTGTCTTCCGGCGCCCTGCGCTCGATCTCCACCTGGCTCATCCTGGCCTTCCCGATCTTCTTCGCCGGCATGTCCACCCTCGGCATCCGCCAGATGGCGCTGCTCATCGGCCAACTCCGCGAAGCCCGCACCCAAGTCGCCCACCTGGCGACGAACGAGGAGCGCCTCCGGCTGGCCCGCGACCTCCACGACCTGACCGGCCACTCCCTGGCGACGATCACCCTGAAGGCGGAACTGGCCCAGCGCATGCTCGCCAAGGCCCGCGACGCCGCCCCCGAAGGCCCGACCCCGCGCCTGGACGCGGCACTGAAAGAAGTCCAGGAGATCGAGCAGGTCTCGCGCCAGACACTGACCGACATCCGCCAGGCGGTGAGCGGCTACCGCAGGGCGACACTCGCGGTCGAGGTGGCCTCGGCCCACGCCGCCCTGGACGCCGCCGGCATCAAACTCGACGCCGCCCCCGAAGTGGCCGCCGCGACCGGCGAATTCGACCCGCAGAGCGAAGCCGCCCTCGCCTGGAGCCTGCGAGAGGCGGTGACGAACGCGATCCGCCACAGCGGCGCCGCCCGCGTCGAGATCACCCTGCTCCCCATCGGCGAGGAGATGGTCCTGACGGTCCGCAACGACGGATACGGCCTGGCCGCCACGGTCGGCGGCACCGACGAGTGCGGCGGCCACGGCCTGACCGGCCTGCGCGAGCGGCTGGACGCGGTCGGGGGACGGCTGTCGGTGGGCGGGAACGATGGGGACTTCCGGTTGGTGGCGGCGGTTCCGGTGGTGGGGAGTTGA
- a CDS encoding response regulator transcription factor, producing the protein MTTAAADVVRLLLAEDQAMVRGALATLLNLEDDLEVVAEVGRGDEVLAAAKAADVRVALLDIEMPGMSGLDAADALHRAMPEVRIIILTTFGRPGFLRRAMESGASAFLVKDAPVAELVAAIRKVLRGERVIDPDLAAAALAAGENPLTPRERDVLAASADGSTIADIARRLHLSEGTVRNYLSACIQKTAARNRTEAVRTAQQRGWL; encoded by the coding sequence ATGACCACCGCAGCCGCCGACGTCGTCCGCCTCCTGCTCGCCGAGGATCAGGCCATGGTGCGGGGTGCCTTGGCGACGTTGCTGAACCTGGAGGACGACCTGGAGGTCGTCGCCGAGGTCGGGCGGGGGGACGAGGTGCTGGCGGCGGCCAAGGCGGCTGATGTGCGGGTCGCCTTGCTGGACATCGAGATGCCGGGGATGTCGGGGTTGGATGCCGCCGACGCTTTGCATCGGGCGATGCCGGAGGTGCGCATCATCATTCTGACCACGTTCGGGCGTCCCGGGTTTCTGCGGCGGGCCATGGAGTCGGGTGCTTCGGCGTTCCTGGTGAAGGACGCGCCGGTGGCCGAGTTGGTCGCGGCCATTCGCAAGGTGCTGCGGGGGGAGCGGGTCATCGATCCGGATCTGGCCGCCGCCGCGCTGGCCGCCGGGGAGAATCCGTTGACGCCGCGGGAGCGCGATGTGCTCGCCGCCTCCGCCGACGGCTCCACCATCGCCGACATCGCCCGGCGGCTGCACCTGTCGGAGGGCACGGTGCGCAACTACCTGTCGGCGTGCATTCAGAAGACCGCCGCCCGGAACCGCACTGAGGCGGTCCGGACGGCGCAGCAGCGCGGCTGGTTGTAG
- a CDS encoding SigE family RNA polymerase sigma factor, with protein sequence MREAREQEFDEFVLARQQRLLRTAYLLCGDWHLAEDLTQNALAKVYVGWHRIQQVEQLDAYVHRMLFRTYVDAYRRRRKREILSSAVPDVAGTGIASDVRLTLLAALAQVTPRYRAVLVLRFWEDRSVGETADALGISVGAVKSHTHRGLQKLRSVLGDQALDLIRS encoded by the coding sequence ATGCGGGAAGCGCGCGAGCAGGAGTTCGACGAGTTCGTCCTCGCCCGGCAGCAAAGGCTGCTGCGCACGGCGTATCTGTTGTGCGGGGACTGGCATTTGGCCGAGGACCTGACGCAGAACGCGCTGGCGAAGGTGTATGTGGGATGGCACCGGATCCAGCAGGTGGAACAGCTCGACGCCTATGTGCACCGGATGTTGTTCCGTACCTACGTCGACGCCTACCGGCGGCGGCGGAAGCGGGAGATCTTGAGCTCGGCGGTCCCGGACGTCGCTGGCACTGGTATTGCCAGCGACGTCCGTCTGACTCTACTGGCCGCCCTGGCTCAGGTCACGCCCCGCTACCGCGCGGTGCTGGTGCTGCGGTTCTGGGAGGACCGGAGCGTCGGCGAGACCGCCGACGCGCTGGGCATCTCCGTCGGCGCGGTGAAGTCGCACACCCACCGTGGTCTCCAGAAATTGCGCTCGGTCCTCGGGGACCAGGCGCTGGATCTCATCAGGAGCTGA
- a CDS encoding MFS transporter, translating to MTDTIQTAAADSGAVADKDPRRWKALIFIAVAQLMVVLDGTIMNIALPSAQRSLGFSDGSRQWLITGYTLAFGSLLLLGGRIADYTGRKRALLVGLTGFALASAIGGVAPDFAVLLIARCLQGAFGALLAPAALSLLATTFTEPLERAKAFGLFGGVAVGGNAIGLLLGGLLTEYLNWRFCLYVNIPIAAIALAGGMKEIRESRAEGRMKLDLPGVLLVVGGLVAMVYGLGQASTDGWGSATVLGCLIGGAVLLAGFLVVESRVEAPLLPLRVLLSRTRGGSYLAVGTAAVGMFALFLFLTYYMQDVKKYSAVMTGVAFLPMTAAIMISAVLLGSRLVPKVAPRLLMVPGMLVAAGGLALMTTVKPDTGYVAGVLPVEVLVGLGLGLVMAPAMNYATHNVRPEDAGVASATVNTSQQVLASVGIALSNTVAASATTSYLKLHRPSPTLVNDAVVHGFTTASGVAAAIVLGGAVIVALLMNTGKPDPSQASADGPVAVHV from the coding sequence ATGACCGACACCATCCAGACCGCGGCCGCCGACTCGGGCGCGGTCGCCGACAAAGATCCCAGGCGTTGGAAAGCCCTGATCTTCATAGCCGTGGCCCAGCTGATGGTGGTCCTGGACGGCACGATCATGAACATCGCTCTGCCGTCCGCCCAACGCTCCCTGGGCTTCTCCGACGGCAGCCGGCAGTGGCTGATCACCGGCTACACCCTGGCGTTCGGCAGCCTGCTGTTGCTCGGCGGCCGGATCGCCGACTACACCGGCCGCAAGCGCGCCCTGCTGGTCGGTCTGACCGGCTTCGCGCTGGCCTCGGCGATCGGCGGCGTGGCTCCGGACTTCGCCGTGCTGCTCATCGCGCGCTGTCTGCAGGGGGCGTTCGGCGCGCTGCTCGCCCCGGCGGCGCTGTCGCTGCTGGCGACGACATTCACCGAGCCGCTGGAGCGCGCGAAGGCGTTCGGGCTGTTCGGCGGCGTCGCGGTCGGCGGCAACGCGATCGGGCTGCTGCTCGGCGGGCTGCTGACCGAGTACCTGAACTGGCGGTTCTGCCTGTACGTCAACATCCCGATCGCCGCGATCGCGCTGGCCGGCGGGATGAAGGAGATCCGCGAGTCGCGCGCCGAGGGCCGTATGAAGCTGGACCTGCCCGGCGTGCTGCTGGTCGTCGGCGGACTGGTCGCGATGGTCTACGGGCTCGGACAGGCCTCGACCGACGGCTGGGGGTCCGCCACGGTCCTGGGCTGCCTGATCGGCGGCGCGGTGCTGCTGGCCGGGTTCCTGGTGGTGGAGTCCCGGGTGGAGGCGCCGCTGCTGCCGCTGCGCGTGCTGCTGTCCCGGACCCGCGGCGGGAGCTACCTCGCCGTCGGCACGGCTGCGGTGGGGATGTTCGCGCTCTTCCTGTTCCTGACGTACTACATGCAGGACGTGAAGAAGTACTCGGCGGTCATGACCGGCGTCGCGTTCCTGCCGATGACCGCGGCCATCATGATCTCGGCGGTGCTGCTCGGCAGCCGGCTGGTGCCGAAGGTGGCGCCGCGGCTGCTGATGGTCCCCGGCATGCTGGTCGCGGCCGGCGGGCTGGCGCTGATGACGACGGTGAAGCCGGACACCGGCTACGTGGCCGGCGTGCTGCCGGTCGAGGTCCTGGTGGGCCTGGGGCTCGGACTGGTGATGGCGCCGGCGATGAACTACGCCACGCACAACGTGCGTCCCGAGGACGCCGGCGTCGCCTCGGCCACGGTCAACACCTCCCAGCAGGTGCTCGCCTCGGTCGGGATCGCGCTGTCCAACACCGTCGCGGCGAGCGCCACGACGTCGTACCTGAAGTTGCACCGGCCGTCCCCGACGCTGGTGAACGACGCCGTGGTGCACGGGTTCACGACGGCGTCGGGCGTCGCGGCGGCCATCGTGCTGGGCGGCGCGGTGATCGTCGCGCTGCTGATGAACACCGGGAAGCCGGACCCGTCGCAGGCTTCTGCGGACGGTCCGGTGGCGGTGCACGTCTGA
- a CDS encoding TetR/AcrR family transcriptional regulator has product MRADAEDNRRALLEAAREIYVEEGTSVALDKIAKRAGVGIGTLYRRFPDRDALLRGVLVDLFESMSAAVRRAEAEARDAPDGPPAWEAVVRAVAGLGLGPTLPVIFRERFDLIDEPAVAAAMRGAITGVEGVYRRAQEAGLLRADVSFLEVQMLAGMLSQSGPSRPPMIDPETLTDRLVGILLDGLRAGPAHRALPGEPTVFSPLDPDDRAAVERAIAEENERRARG; this is encoded by the coding sequence ATGCGAGCCGATGCCGAGGACAACCGCCGTGCCCTGTTGGAGGCGGCGCGGGAGATCTACGTCGAGGAGGGGACGTCCGTCGCCCTGGACAAGATCGCCAAGCGCGCCGGGGTCGGCATCGGGACGCTGTACCGGCGCTTCCCCGACCGCGACGCCCTGCTGCGCGGGGTCCTGGTCGACCTGTTCGAGAGCATGAGCGCCGCCGTACGCCGCGCCGAGGCCGAGGCACGGGACGCGCCCGACGGACCGCCGGCCTGGGAAGCCGTGGTCCGCGCGGTCGCGGGCCTGGGTCTGGGACCGACGCTGCCGGTGATCTTCCGCGAGCGCTTCGACCTGATCGACGAGCCGGCGGTGGCCGCCGCGATGCGCGGGGCGATCACCGGCGTGGAAGGGGTCTACCGGCGCGCGCAGGAGGCCGGGCTGCTGCGCGCCGACGTCAGCTTCCTGGAGGTCCAGATGCTGGCCGGGATGCTCTCCCAGAGCGGTCCCAGCCGCCCTCCGATGATCGATCCGGAGACGCTGACCGACCGGCTCGTCGGGATCCTCCTGGACGGTCTGCGGGCCGGTCCGGCCCATCGCGCCCTGCCCGGCGAGCCGACGGTGTTCAGCCCGCTGGATCCCGACGACCGCGCCGCCGTGGAGCGGGCGATCGCCGAGGAGAACGAGCGCAGGGCGCGGGGCTGA
- a CDS encoding protease inhibitor protein: MRRLAAAAVTALLSAAALTAGGGAAQAAAGVPAHKLGSLHLKRVDAKNHKTYTAYLVCTSVSRHGAAPVIHGVGSIKDPSSACRELAEVHGRPAALAVHPLWLAPSIVAPVTVRIDGTWQGRKVTWSHTYTNGAWLAKATGDVFAF; this comes from the coding sequence ATGCGCCGACTCGCAGCCGCCGCCGTCACCGCGCTCCTGTCCGCAGCCGCGCTCACCGCCGGGGGCGGCGCCGCCCAGGCCGCCGCCGGCGTCCCGGCGCACAAGCTCGGCAGCCTGCACCTCAAGCGCGTGGACGCCAAGAACCACAAGACCTACACCGCTTATCTGGTGTGCACGTCCGTCTCCCGGCACGGCGCGGCGCCGGTGATCCACGGCGTGGGCAGCATCAAGGACCCCAGCTCGGCGTGCCGGGAACTGGCCGAGGTGCACGGCCGCCCCGCCGCGCTGGCGGTGCACCCGCTGTGGCTGGCACCGTCGATCGTGGCGCCGGTGACCGTCCGGATCGACGGGACCTGGCAGGGACGGAAGGTGACGTGGAGCCACACGTACACGAACGGGGCGTGGCTGGCCAAGGCCACCGGGGACGTGTTCGCGTTCTGA
- a CDS encoding succinate dehydrogenase iron-sulfur subunit — protein MSTAVEEHVETSASGKAGIPMMTITVRIRRYNPEVDAAPHWVDYQVTADPTARILDSLHKIKWEQDGSLTFRRSCAHGVCGSDAMRINGKNRLACKALVKDLNPTSAITVEPIQGLPVLKDLVVDMEPFFQAYRDVKPFLIAHGNEPTRERIQSQKDRDRFDDTTKCILCAACTTSCPVFWTDGQYFGPAAIVNAHRFIFDSRDDGANERLEILNDREGVWRCRTTFNCTEACPRGIQITQAIAEVKRALITRRVI, from the coding sequence ATGAGCACTGCCGTAGAAGAGCACGTCGAGACCTCGGCCTCCGGCAAGGCCGGCATCCCAATGATGACCATCACGGTCCGCATCCGGCGCTACAACCCGGAAGTGGACGCCGCGCCGCACTGGGTGGACTACCAGGTCACCGCGGACCCGACGGCGCGCATCCTGGACTCGCTGCACAAGATCAAGTGGGAGCAGGACGGCTCGCTGACCTTCCGCCGCTCCTGCGCGCACGGCGTCTGCGGCTCGGACGCGATGCGGATCAACGGCAAGAACCGGCTGGCGTGCAAGGCCCTGGTGAAGGACCTGAACCCGACAAGTGCGATCACCGTCGAGCCGATCCAGGGCCTGCCGGTGCTCAAGGACCTCGTGGTCGACATGGAGCCGTTCTTCCAGGCCTACCGCGACGTCAAGCCGTTCCTGATCGCGCACGGCAACGAGCCCACGCGCGAGCGGATCCAGTCGCAGAAGGACCGCGACCGCTTCGACGACACCACCAAGTGCATCCTGTGCGCGGCGTGCACCACGTCGTGCCCGGTGTTCTGGACCGACGGGCAGTACTTCGGCCCGGCGGCGATCGTCAACGCGCACCGGTTCATCTTCGACTCCCGCGACGACGGGGCGAACGAGCGCCTGGAGATCCTGAACGACCGCGAGGGCGTGTGGCGCTGCCGGACCACGTTCAACTGCACCGAGGCGTGCCCGCGCGGAATCCAGATCACGCAGGCCATCGCCGAGGTGAAGCGCGCGCTGATCACGCGCAGGGTCATCTGA
- the sdhA gene encoding succinate dehydrogenase flavoprotein subunit, whose product MAPQIHTYDTIIVGAGGAGMRAALESSKRSRTAVLTKLYPTRSHTGAAQGGMCAALANVEDDNWEWHTYDTVKGGDYLVDQDAAEIMCKEAIDAVLDLEKMGLPFSRTPEGKIDQRRFGGHTKDHGKAPVHRSCYAADRTGHMILQTLYQNCVKQEVEFYNEFYVLDLLLHEDADGTKYAAGVVALELATGEIHIFRGKAVILATGGFGKVFKTTSNAHTLTGDGMGIVWRRGLPLEDMEFYQFHPTGLAGLGILLTEGARGEGGILRNADGERFMERYAPTIKDLAPRDIVARSMVLEVRDGRGAGPNKDYVYLDLTHLPAEQIEEKLPDITEFARTYLGVEPTTELVPVYPTAHYAMGGVPTNISGEVLADNDTVVKGMYAAGEVACVSVHGSNRLGTNSLLDINVFGRRAGINAAEYAVGAELQPLPSEPEQAVVSMVEGLRNSTGHERVAQIRSELQTTMDQNAGVYRNDETLAQAEKDVKELQRRYRDVAVQDKGKRFNTDLLEAVELGFLLDLAEILVLGARNRTESRGAQAREDYPTRDDVNWQKHTMAYREKDGEGDAGSDQNYRIRLDYKPVIVTRYQPTERKY is encoded by the coding sequence ATGGCACCTCAGATCCACACTTACGACACCATCATCGTCGGCGCCGGCGGCGCGGGCATGCGCGCGGCGCTGGAGTCCTCCAAGCGCAGCCGCACGGCGGTGCTGACCAAGCTGTACCCGACCCGCTCCCACACCGGCGCGGCGCAGGGCGGCATGTGCGCCGCGCTGGCCAACGTCGAGGACGACAACTGGGAGTGGCACACCTATGACACCGTGAAGGGCGGGGACTACCTGGTCGACCAGGACGCCGCCGAGATCATGTGCAAGGAGGCGATCGACGCCGTCCTGGACCTGGAGAAGATGGGCCTGCCCTTCTCCCGGACCCCCGAGGGCAAGATCGACCAGCGGCGCTTCGGCGGCCACACCAAGGACCACGGCAAGGCGCCGGTCCACCGGTCCTGCTACGCCGCGGACCGCACCGGCCACATGATCCTGCAGACGCTGTACCAGAACTGCGTCAAGCAGGAAGTCGAGTTCTACAACGAGTTCTACGTCCTGGACCTGCTCCTGCACGAGGACGCGGACGGCACCAAGTACGCCGCCGGCGTCGTGGCGCTGGAGCTGGCCACCGGCGAGATCCACATCTTCCGCGGCAAGGCCGTCATCCTGGCCACCGGCGGCTTCGGCAAGGTCTTCAAGACCACCTCGAACGCGCACACCCTGACCGGCGACGGCATGGGCATCGTGTGGCGCCGCGGGCTGCCGCTGGAGGACATGGAGTTCTACCAGTTCCACCCGACCGGCCTGGCGGGCCTGGGCATCCTGCTCACCGAGGGCGCCCGCGGCGAGGGCGGCATCCTGCGCAACGCCGACGGCGAGCGCTTCATGGAGCGCTACGCCCCGACCATCAAGGACCTGGCACCCCGCGACATCGTCGCGCGCTCCATGGTCCTGGAGGTCCGCGACGGCCGCGGCGCCGGTCCCAACAAGGACTACGTCTACCTGGACCTGACGCACCTGCCGGCCGAGCAGATCGAGGAGAAGCTGCCGGACATCACCGAGTTCGCCCGCACCTACCTCGGCGTCGAGCCGACCACGGAGCTGGTCCCGGTGTACCCGACCGCGCACTACGCGATGGGCGGCGTGCCGACCAACATCTCCGGCGAGGTGCTGGCCGACAACGACACCGTCGTCAAGGGCATGTACGCCGCCGGCGAGGTCGCGTGCGTGTCCGTCCACGGTTCCAACCGCCTGGGCACCAACTCGCTGCTGGACATCAACGTCTTCGGCCGCCGCGCCGGCATCAACGCCGCCGAGTACGCGGTCGGCGCCGAGCTGCAGCCGCTCCCGAGCGAGCCGGAGCAGGCCGTGGTGTCGATGGTCGAGGGCTTGCGCAATTCCACCGGGCACGAGCGCGTCGCGCAGATCCGGTCGGAGCTGCAGACCACGATGGACCAGAACGCCGGCGTGTACCGCAACGACGAGACGCTGGCGCAGGCCGAGAAGGACGTCAAGGAACTGCAGCGCCGGTACCGCGACGTCGCGGTCCAGGACAAGGGCAAGCGGTTCAACACCGACCTGCTGGAGGCCGTCGAGCTCGGCTTCCTGCTCGACCTGGCGGAGATCCTGGTCCTCGGCGCCCGCAACCGGACCGAGTCCCGCGGCGCGCAGGCGCGCGAGGACTACCCGACGCGGGACGACGTGAACTGGCAGAAGCACACCATGGCCTACCGGGAGAAGGACGGCGAGGGCGATGCTGGGTCCGATCAGAACTACAGGATCCGCCTGGACTACAAGCCCGTCATCGTGACCCGCTACCAGCCGACGGAGCGTAAGTACTGA
- a CDS encoding succinate dehydrogenase hydrophobic membrane anchor subunit, whose translation MAQSTHVSLEAPRTGNPGRSQRYRSRKGPGKVTRGNFELYSWLFMRASGVLLVFLVLGHLFIMMVTDGGVEKIGFAFVAGRWASPWWQFWDLLQLWLAMIHGSNGMRTVINDYADKDRTRAILKGLLYTAAVLTIALGTLVIFTFDPNIKG comes from the coding sequence ATGGCACAGAGCACACACGTCTCTTTGGAGGCGCCGCGGACCGGCAACCCCGGCCGCTCCCAGCGCTACCGCAGCCGCAAGGGCCCGGGCAAGGTCACCCGGGGCAACTTCGAGCTCTACTCCTGGCTGTTCATGCGGGCCTCCGGGGTCCTGCTGGTCTTCCTGGTCCTGGGCCACCTGTTCATCATGATGGTCACCGACGGAGGCGTGGAGAAGATCGGCTTCGCCTTCGTGGCCGGCCGCTGGGCCTCCCCGTGGTGGCAGTTCTGGGACCTGCTCCAGCTCTGGCTGGCGATGATCCACGGCAGCAACGGCATGCGCACCGTCATCAACGACTACGCCGACAAGGACCGCACCCGCGCGATCCTCAAGGGGCTGCTGTACACCGCGGCCGTGCTGACGATCGCGCTCGGCACCCTGGTCATCTTCACGTTCGACCCGAATATCAAGGGCTAG
- the sdhC gene encoding succinate dehydrogenase, cytochrome b556 subunit, with amino-acid sequence MASGAQGAKGTLYRGREGMWSWVAQRVTGVLVFFFLFAHVLDTALVRVSPHTYNQVIGTYKNPVVNLLEVGLVGAVMFHAFNGLRIIAIDFWSKGPKYQRQLLWAVVGLWAVLMLGFLEPMMQHTFHEWFGW; translated from the coding sequence ATGGCAAGCGGAGCTCAGGGCGCCAAGGGCACCCTCTACCGCGGCCGGGAAGGCATGTGGAGCTGGGTCGCGCAACGCGTGACCGGCGTCCTGGTGTTCTTCTTCCTGTTCGCACACGTGCTCGACACGGCCCTGGTCCGCGTCAGCCCGCACACGTACAACCAGGTCATCGGCACGTACAAGAACCCCGTGGTGAACCTCCTCGAGGTCGGCCTGGTCGGCGCCGTCATGTTCCACGCCTTCAACGGTCTGCGGATCATCGCGATCGACTTCTGGAGCAAGGGCCCGAAGTACCAGCGCCAGCTGCTGTGGGCCGTCGTCGGTCTGTGGGCGGTGCTCATGCTCGGCTTCCTGGAGCCGATGATGCAGCACACCTTCCACGAGTGGTTCGGGTGGTGA
- a CDS encoding cytochrome P450, whose protein sequence is MSVSTQPAIPVDRDFTDPDLYEERMPFEEFAELRRTAGLWWCATPDSQQPFGDDGYWVASRHADVKYVSTHPELFASSPNTALVRFGPRVTRDDLDMQKVIMLNADAPDHTKMRNIVQRGFTPRSINALESVLKDRTRRIVAEAVERGSGNFVTDLASELPLQAIADLIGVPQQDRWKLFEWSNTMTGYDDPDLNVSEEDGKNASIELLMYAMGLAAQRREHPEDDIVTKLVQADRGDGFGKLNDDEFGFFVMMLVVAGNETTRNAITHGMRAFFDNPAQWELYKKERPKTAADEIVRWATPIISFQRTAAEDTAVGEVEVKAGQRVVMLYSSANYDETVIAEPHAFDISRDPNPHLGFGGGGPHYCLGANLAKMEINLMFEALADLAPGISPDGDVRRLRSGWINGIKALPVRYA, encoded by the coding sequence ATGTCTGTCTCGACCCAGCCCGCGATCCCGGTCGACCGGGACTTCACCGATCCGGACCTCTACGAGGAGCGGATGCCCTTCGAGGAGTTCGCCGAGCTGCGGCGTACCGCCGGGCTGTGGTGGTGTGCCACGCCGGACTCCCAGCAGCCCTTCGGCGACGACGGGTACTGGGTCGCCTCGCGGCACGCCGACGTCAAGTACGTCTCCACCCACCCGGAGCTGTTCGCCTCCTCGCCGAACACCGCCCTGGTGCGCTTCGGACCCCGCGTGACGCGCGACGACCTCGACATGCAGAAGGTCATCATGCTGAACGCCGACGCCCCGGACCACACCAAGATGCGCAACATCGTGCAGCGCGGGTTCACCCCGCGCTCGATCAACGCGCTGGAGTCGGTGCTCAAGGACCGCACGCGGCGGATCGTCGCCGAGGCGGTGGAGCGCGGGAGCGGGAACTTCGTCACGGACCTGGCCAGCGAGCTGCCGCTGCAGGCGATCGCGGATCTGATCGGGGTCCCGCAACAGGACCGCTGGAAGCTGTTCGAGTGGTCGAACACGATGACCGGCTACGACGACCCGGATCTGAACGTCAGCGAGGAGGACGGCAAGAACGCCTCCATCGAGCTGCTGATGTACGCGATGGGGCTGGCGGCGCAGCGGCGCGAGCACCCCGAGGACGACATCGTCACCAAGCTCGTCCAGGCCGATCGCGGCGACGGGTTCGGCAAGCTCAACGACGACGAGTTCGGCTTCTTCGTGATGATGCTGGTGGTCGCCGGCAACGAGACGACACGCAACGCCATCACGCACGGGATGCGGGCGTTCTTCGACAACCCCGCGCAGTGGGAGCTCTATAAGAAGGAGCGGCCGAAGACCGCCGCGGACGAGATCGTCCGCTGGGCCACGCCGATCATCTCCTTCCAGCGCACCGCAGCGGAGGACACCGCGGTCGGCGAGGTCGAGGTCAAGGCCGGGCAGCGGGTGGTGATGCTGTACTCCTCCGCCAACTACGACGAGACCGTGATCGCCGAGCCGCACGCCTTCGACATCTCCCGCGACCCCAACCCGCACCTCGGGTTCGGCGGCGGCGGACCGCACTACTGCCTCGGCGCCAACCTGGCGAAGATGGAGATCAACCTGATGTTCGAGGCGCTGGCGGATCTGGCGCCGGGCATCTCACCGGACGGGGACGTGCGGCGGCTGCGGTCGGGGTGGATCAACGGGATCAAGGCCTTGCCGGTGCGGTATGCGTAG